A window from Citrus sinensis cultivar Valencia sweet orange chromosome 3, DVS_A1.0, whole genome shotgun sequence encodes these proteins:
- the LOC102631367 gene encoding 2-oxoglutarate-Fe(II) type oxidoreductase hxnY-like isoform X2 — translation MAWKPKCQQPSIASISQTLISKNQLLHSNSQACMDSGFFYVINHGISKEFMDEVFAQSKKFFELPFDEKMKLWVERNRGYKQPLKNQFFDQETNQQAHGEAYSLVGPETEDDLDPEKPLCGPNVWPSADVLPGWKETMLRYQQEALNLGRKIGRIIALALDLDVDFFDKPEILGNAMPYVSFNHYGVQDADPSKEYILGTPAHSDPSLITLLATDEVPGLQICRNIHANPRVWENVAPLKDAFIVNIGDMLERMSNCVFRSTMHRVLFRQERYTIAYFVYPSNDAMIECFPTCKSEEKPPKYHPIKCKDLFNIIFKNVADGKTARDITEA, via the exons ATGGCTTGGAAACCAAAGTGTCAGCAGCCCTCAATTGCATCGATCTCTCAGACCCTGATATCCAAAAATCAGCTGCTTCACTCAAACAG tcaGGCATGCATGGATTCAGGATTTTTCTACGTAATAAATCATGGGATAAGCAAGGAATTTATGGATGAAGTTTTTGCCCAAAGCAAGAAGTTTTTTGAGTTGCCATTCGATGAAAAGATGAAGCTCTGGGTAGAGAGAAACCGAGGCTACAAGCAACCTTTGAAAAATCAGTTCTTTGATCAAGAAACTAATCAACAAG CTCATGGAGAGGCGTACAGTTTAGTTGGTCCCGAAACTGAAGATGATCTTGATCCAGAAAAGCCTTTATGCGGCCCAAACGTTTGGCCTTCGGCTG ATGTTTTGCCTGGATGGAAAGAGACGATGCTGAGATACCAACAAGAAGCATT aaatttgggaagaaaAATTGGAAGAATAATAGCCCTGGCTCTTGATCTCGATGTTGATTTCTTCGATAAACCAGAAATTCTTGGCAACGCTATGCCATACGTCTCATTTAATCATTATGGAG TCCAAGATGCTGATCCTTCAAAGGAGTACATTCTTGGAACCCCAGCTCATAGTGACCCTTCCCTAATTACCCTTTTGGCAACGGATGAAGTCCCAGGTCTTCAA ATATGCAGAAACATACATGCTAATCCTCGAGTATGGGAAAATGTAGCACCGTTAAAAGA TGCTTTTATTGTCAATATTGGAGATATGTTGGAGAGGATGAGCAATTGTGTTTTCAG GTCCACAATGCACAGAGTCCTGTTTCGCCAAGAGCGATACACC ATTGCCTATTTTGTATATCCAAGTAACGATGCCATGATTGAGTGCTTTCCGACATGCAAATCAGAAGAAAAACCTCCCAA GTATCACCCCATCAAATGCAAAGATCTTTTCAACATTATCTTCAAGAATGTTGCTGATGGTAAAACCGCAAGAGACATCACAGAAGCTTGA
- the LOC102631367 gene encoding 2-oxoglutarate-Fe(II) type oxidoreductase hxnY-like isoform X1, which yields MADQNGLETKVSAALNCIDLSDPDIQKSAASLKQACMDSGFFYVINHGISKEFMDEVFAQSKKFFELPFDEKMKLWVERNRGYKQPLKNQFFDQETNQQAHGEAYSLVGPETEDDLDPEKPLCGPNVWPSADVLPGWKETMLRYQQEALNLGRKIGRIIALALDLDVDFFDKPEILGNAMPYVSFNHYGVQDADPSKEYILGTPAHSDPSLITLLATDEVPGLQICRNIHANPRVWENVAPLKDAFIVNIGDMLERMSNCVFRSTMHRVLFRQERYTIAYFVYPSNDAMIECFPTCKSEEKPPKYHPIKCKDLFNIIFKNVADGKTARDITEA from the exons ATGGCGGATCAAAATGGCTTGGAAACCAAAGTGTCAGCAGCCCTCAATTGCATCGATCTCTCAGACCCTGATATCCAAAAATCAGCTGCTTCACTCAAACAG GCATGCATGGATTCAGGATTTTTCTACGTAATAAATCATGGGATAAGCAAGGAATTTATGGATGAAGTTTTTGCCCAAAGCAAGAAGTTTTTTGAGTTGCCATTCGATGAAAAGATGAAGCTCTGGGTAGAGAGAAACCGAGGCTACAAGCAACCTTTGAAAAATCAGTTCTTTGATCAAGAAACTAATCAACAAG CTCATGGAGAGGCGTACAGTTTAGTTGGTCCCGAAACTGAAGATGATCTTGATCCAGAAAAGCCTTTATGCGGCCCAAACGTTTGGCCTTCGGCTG ATGTTTTGCCTGGATGGAAAGAGACGATGCTGAGATACCAACAAGAAGCATT aaatttgggaagaaaAATTGGAAGAATAATAGCCCTGGCTCTTGATCTCGATGTTGATTTCTTCGATAAACCAGAAATTCTTGGCAACGCTATGCCATACGTCTCATTTAATCATTATGGAG TCCAAGATGCTGATCCTTCAAAGGAGTACATTCTTGGAACCCCAGCTCATAGTGACCCTTCCCTAATTACCCTTTTGGCAACGGATGAAGTCCCAGGTCTTCAA ATATGCAGAAACATACATGCTAATCCTCGAGTATGGGAAAATGTAGCACCGTTAAAAGA TGCTTTTATTGTCAATATTGGAGATATGTTGGAGAGGATGAGCAATTGTGTTTTCAG GTCCACAATGCACAGAGTCCTGTTTCGCCAAGAGCGATACACC ATTGCCTATTTTGTATATCCAAGTAACGATGCCATGATTGAGTGCTTTCCGACATGCAAATCAGAAGAAAAACCTCCCAA GTATCACCCCATCAAATGCAAAGATCTTTTCAACATTATCTTCAAGAATGTTGCTGATGGTAAAACCGCAAGAGACATCACAGAAGCTTGA